The genomic region AAATGTATGTTCACAGGGTCGGCGTCCAATTCTCCAAGATACTGATGATCGGAGAATGTGATTTTATTCTCGAATTCTTCAGAGACTTCTCTTTTCAGGGCAACGATTCTATAGTCTTCGCAGGAATCGTGGTCTTTCTTGTCGATCTTGCCGCTTGGAAAAAAATTTGTTTTCGGCCCTGAATGGTCGGGGCCATCAGGTCTATTTTCGATGAGGACTTTTCCGTCTTTGTAGAAGACAAAAACAACAGCTTCCATGCGATTATCTTTATACGAAAACATATGATCCTTGCTCCTTGTTCTTCTGTCTGAAGATCTTAACTTAATATCCGAATGCCCCGCCTGACCCTATTAAAAGAGCTCCTTAAAACCGTCACGTCTGCTGCGATTCTAGGATTCTAATTGCATCAAAAGGAATGCAACCTTCGTATAGATGGAAATATTTGTTTTTCCCTCCGGGATTGCTCTCGTGCTCAAGCCTTCCTTTGAGTTTATCCCTGTCAATTTTTAATACGACGACGTTTTGGCCGGCGAAGAATTTTTCGACGACGTTCCCAAGCTGATGTTCTTCACTAAGATGGATAAACTTTTTATCATCAGAAGTAAGAATAAATTCTTTTCTTTCGGATATCTCTTTCCAATGATCTGCAGTAACAACTTTGTAGAGATATAATGGTACTTTGAAACCGCTTTCGTTCATTGTGTCCCTCACAAATGTCTTATTGTTCTAGAACTTGTCAGATTATTATAATGTTCAATACTATAAAAAATCAAGGAGCTGTTGCATGTTCGAGAATATTAACAAACAAGCAAAGCATTCGACGACATCATCAAAGCGCGCCATACCGTACGGGCTTTCAGCTCTAACGGCGCAAAAAAAGAATAGAAAACAGCGATACTACACGCTGGATTATAGCGTAGAGCGTATAGAAGAAGATAAGATTTTTCACCACGGAGGCACGGAGGTCACGGAGAGCGAAAATTACTCTTGTCGAAAAAACACCATCTCGTTACTATTGTGTGCTTAATATGTATTTATTATGGAAAGGTGGCTGAGTGGCCGAAAGCGCATCCCTGCTAAGGATGAGTACCCTAACGGGTACCGTGGGTTCAAATCCCACCCTTTCCGAATATGGGATAAAAGCCTTGTGAATTAGAGGCTTTCATGGAAAAAGTGTATGGATTTGAACCCACGTGGGTTCACAAGTCGCGTAGCGATGCGAGTGCCACGTAGTGGTAAGCCCGTAAGGGCCGAGGGCATCAGCCCGAGTCCATCCCACCCTTTCCGATTGCCAAGGCAATAAAATGCCTTGGCATCTTCTTTTATCAGTGATTGTTAATAATGACAAGAGGTGGCGAAGTTCACCGTTTACCATTTACAGTTCACAGTTTATCTATGGAGGAGTGTCCGAGTGGCCGAAGGAGCACGCTTGGAAAGCGTGTATATGTGAAAACGTATCGTGGGTTCGAATCCCACCTCCTCCGAAAGCAAGAGCCGAGCAAAAGCTCGGCTTTCTTGCTTTAGTAGGAGGTGGGATGAGCAAGTCGCGTAGCGATGCGAGTGCCACCACGTTAGTGATTAGCCCATTAGGATGAGGATGCTTTAGAATCCATGTTCCGACTTCGCTACGCTCCGTAAAGCATCATAAACACACGAAAGTTAGGCGTTATATAACCTACAAGAGTATATTATGTTAAAAAGTCATTTTGATTCAGTCGAAGAATACTTACTGGCATTAAAAAAAGTTGGAGATAACACAGGGCATAGCCTTCACAAGGGTAATCCTCGTGAGGCTTTTATCCGTGAGTTTTTAAAAGAGCACTTAAGTGATAGAGTGTCAATCGGCTCGGGGGAAATAATCGATAAAAATTCTCGTCCTGGAGAAAAGCGAAATCAGCAAGATATTATTATTTTTAAAGAGGAATATCCTCGAATAAATTTTGGTGGTGAGGTTTGGGGTATTTTAGCCGAGTCGGTTGTTGCGACAATCGAAGTAAAGTCTACATTAACTGAGAAAGAATTAACTTCAGCAATAAGGGCGGCAAAAAATACGAAAGATCTGAATATATCGGCGAACAATGTAGTAATCACAACAGGATGGACACCTCCCGCGCCATTAAATTTTGTAGTTGCATACGACGGGCCGGCTAAGATGGAAACTGTACATGGATGGATAGATAAAATCTATAAAGCCGAAAATATTGAGTCTCCACAAATGGGCAAAACATTAAAGGAGAGACAGAAAATCTCTTCACCTGCGATTGATGGCATATTCATTTTAGGAAAAGGTTTTATCTTGTTCGATAATTTGCCTTTCTCGTTTATTCCAGATGAAAAAAGGTCCAATAAAGATAGCGTTGATAAAAAATGGAGTGTAATAGACATCGAACGAGGGGCATCGTTAATGTTATTCTTGGTTTTAACGCAGGCAGTCAGTGTTATGAATTTTACAACATTCAATGCTATATCTTACGCATCTTCCTTTAGTGTTAAACCAGAGGATCTCAATTTCAAGTAAAGCGGCGCTGTATCTAGTAGTGCATATGCGGTTCTACTTTCATCCCCTCCCCACAGTCCCCTTATCAATCCCCAGCCTCTCGGCGATTTCCCGATAGCCCATCCCTAACGTCTTCAACTCCTTGATCTTGGGGGCAAGCATCTGATACGTTGGCACCACCTGGTTCAATGAAATCTTAACCCTCACCTCGATTTGTGCTGCGGTACGACTTGGTAGCAACCTCTTCCGAGCTTTAGCTCTAGAATATCTGAAACGGCCAGTTTTCTGATTTTGTTGCTAAAAATACTCCCCAACGCTGTTCACCCGAACGGCACCGTTCGATTGTATTTTTCCAACCTGTAGTGATCTTTTCATATTCTTCTCGAGAATATTTTCTGATATACTCTTCTTTTATCGATTCTAGTTTTTTTAATTCATCTTGTAATTCTTCAACAAACTCCTTTGTAGAATCCTGAGCAATTACATCTGAAAAACCAGCCTGTTCCAAAAGTTCTTTGTAACGGCAAAGAGTTTCCATGTCATATTGTCGTTGTGTGATATATGTTTTAATGCCTTCAGAAAGTTTTCCTTCTCCAATGCAATAATCGGAAATTAACAACTTACCTCCGGGCTTTAGCCATGAAAAGGTTTTTTCAAATAGCTTTGTTTTATCAAAAATGTGCACTAAAACATCTCTGCTATAAATGACATCAAACGATACTTCTGGGAATTCTTTTTCGACAATGTCAGCAAGCTGAAAGTCTATCAAGACACCGTTATTTTGACGTGAAGCGCGTTCTTTAGCAATTTGTATCATTGCTTCTGAGCAATCAATCCCTAAGGCGCTTACATCATAATTATCGGCCACATAAAAACAAGCTCCTCCAGTACCACAACCAATATCCAAAACGTTTTGACCCGCTTGCAACTTAAGCAACGAAAACATTTTCTTAGCACGCTTAAGCCCTCCGACAGTAACAAAGCCATCGCCGAAAATTTCTTCGTAACGCAAAATATTATCTGTTGAATATTGTTCTTTCATTTGACTCTCTCTTTTCGTTATGTCTACTAAAGTTTTTGACAGAAAAAAATCAGGAGAACTATTACTGTAACAAAGATGGGTTGTTGCCAGCAATAATAACATTTTTGATGCAAAATTTTTCATATCATAAAACATATTCTCTGGTTTCAAGGGGTTAAGAATATACTAAAAACAGCGCTGCTTAAAGTTAAATCATCTGAATTAATGTCCGAATGTCTGGCCTGACCCCATTTTGACCCCATTTGCGGCCCCTTTTGTTTAATTTAACGATTTTGACCCCTATATCGTTATAAACAACAAAATGCTTGAGCTTTTAACGGTTTTGTTGACAAAATCGTATTTTTTATTAAAATCTTGTTTAATTTAACGCTTTTGAGCCCTATATCGTTATAAACAGCAAAATACTTGAGGTTTTAACGGTTTTGTTGACAAAGTCGTTAACTTGTGATATAATTAATTATATATAAAAACGAGGCTATTTTATGGTTAAAGTTTCAAGTACTTATAAAAAAATTGATGGTCTTCGTGCGAGATATTATAAGACAGCTCTTGACAAAGAACACTTATTGAAAATAATTGCTGAATCAGAAATTTCGGAGCATGTATATAATTCCAATGCTATTGAAAATAGCACTTTAACTTTAGAAGAAACAGATAAAATTTTGCATCAAATTGATTGTGATAGATTTATTTCTGCAAGAGAAATGTTTGAGGCAAAAAATTTAGCGCGAGTTGTTTCTTATATAGAAAAAAAAGCAAAAGAACAGGAATTGAATCTTAATGTAATGCTTTTTTTACATAAAATACTTCTTTCAAATATTAATGATGATATATCGGGAAGATTTAGGAAAGATAATGAATTTGTACGTGTAGGAAGCCACATAGCCCCAAGCCCCAAAGAAGTAGTTGAACTCCTTGAAGAAATGTTCGCTGAATACAATTCAACCCCATCTTTAAATATCATTAAACGTATAGCTAAATTGCATCTTGTTTTTGAATATATTCATCCTTTTTGCGATGGCAATGGTCGTATTGGTAGAGTAATTATAAATTACTTACTTATTAGAGAAGGCTATGTCCCTATTAACATTAAATTCATTGATAGAAAAGATTATTATCAATCTTTTAGAGAGTTTGATTTGGATAATAAGACTGCTATTATGGAAAAAATCGTTGGTAGGGCGCTTACTAATAGTTATCATAAAAGATTATCATATTTGGAAGACGGTAAAATTGTTTCACTTTCAGATTATGCAAAAAGCAAAAAACTTTCTTATCCAAATTTGATTAATAAAGCTAAAAGACAAACAATAGAAGCTTTTCTAGAAAAAGGAGAGTGGAAAATCAGTGGCTCCCGCTGAGAACCGCGTCGAGAATATCTCAGCCATTCGAGAAAAAATCGGGCCCAACTTGTAAAAAACGGCAAAAGTGCCGTTTTAGGTGCAATCGGTCATGGTTCATTTTTGTTCTATGGTCCGATCCTCCTTCATTTTAACCCCATTTTCATTTTTCTTGACTTATCGGTATGTTATCGAAATAATACAGAATATTTGACATCGGCCTGTCTTTACAGCGACTGCCCGGGATTACTACAGCCATAAAAAATGGAGAGCCACTCATGGAAAGAAAGACTAAAATCAAGATTAGGACAAAAATATTACTTTTAGTCTTAGGCCTTCCTCTTATTTCTTTATTTTTATTTAGCTATAAAATAAACAATGACCTAAGAGCTACTGGGAATTTCATTTTACAAAACAGCATCACCTTGGGAAGTAACGCTGCTCTTGAGAGTGAAAAAACTTTAAAAGAGCAGTCAAAAAGCTATCTGTTGCGCATAGTAGAAAACCAAGCTGCTGTAAGTAATGCTATCTTTGAAAAAGTCGAGTTGTCTGTTGATATTTTAACAGATCATGCATCTTCACTATGGGACAATCAATCACAGCTTCAGCCAGGCCCTTCTTTTTATTGGGACAGTGAAATAGATCCAAACAATCCTCCTCTA from Waddliaceae bacterium harbors:
- a CDS encoding Fic family protein, with the translated sequence MVKVSSTYKKIDGLRARYYKTALDKEHLLKIIAESEISEHVYNSNAIENSTLTLEETDKILHQIDCDRFISAREMFEAKNLARVVSYIEKKAKEQELNLNVMLFLHKILLSNINDDISGRFRKDNEFVRVGSHIAPSPKEVVELLEEMFAEYNSTPSLNIIKRIAKLHLVFEYIHPFCDGNGRIGRVIINYLLIREGYVPINIKFIDRKDYYQSFREFDLDNKTAIMEKIVGRALTNSYHKRLSYLEDGKIVSLSDYAKSKKLSYPNLINKAKRQTIEAFLEKGEWKISGSR
- a CDS encoding DUF952 domain-containing protein, which produces MNESGFKVPLYLYKVVTADHWKEISERKEFILTSDDKKFIHLSEEHQLGNVVEKFFAGQNVVVLKIDRDKLKGRLEHESNPGGKNKYFHLYEGCIPFDAIRILESQQT
- a CDS encoding methyltransferase domain-containing protein — protein: MKNFASKMLLLLATTHLCYSNSSPDFFLSKTLVDITKRESQMKEQYSTDNILRYEEIFGDGFVTVGGLKRAKKMFSLLKLQAGQNVLDIGCGTGGACFYVADNYDVSALGIDCSEAMIQIAKERASRQNNGVLIDFQLADIVEKEFPEVSFDVIYSRDVLVHIFDKTKLFEKTFSWLKPGGKLLISDYCIGEGKLSEGIKTYITQRQYDMETLCRYKELLEQAGFSDVIAQDSTKEFVEELQDELKKLESIKEEYIRKYSREEYEKITTGWKNTIERCRSGEQRWGVFLATKSENWPFQIF